One segment of Bacteroidota bacterium DNA contains the following:
- a CDS encoding T9SS type A sorting domain-containing protein, translating to MFGKNNVIKFIFTIQLFHVIVCQGQNTFIKQYNKTGNDKFTTIQFSDSGYVVGGSSLSTFNNTTTANLLLIDETGNIKNAVEINSTKGDEIRKLIITKENQIVCAGYSNINGGNNDFFIAKFDLSLNKIWIKYFGGSNDDWPFDLIETKDSGIVTVGLSDYSNSTCNTSIIKVDKNGNQVWQNNLGTNYIEWGNTLCELSNGNILVAGWGNTANQLTDMDNLLLLLDEQGNLLQTKMFYTAYDEGIYHLAELPNKNILCSGGNHVAFGNQENYFLIEIDSNLNSQSAFQYQLQNTNTRALQTVIKNDSTYCTLVKFNAPGTADKCITNSTNTGNINWAYMYPTKTQAYFGGISLSNDAIISVGSHIDSLSNQYSANMLSVDSNGNLPNGCYQQTLAFVQLPYFFDSTSFSLNQLPPLAFDSVALSINSDTFSTTNFCTPSLLPICNIASSDSVFCDKQAIDFYDLSTNNPTQWLWFFSGASPSISTMQNPVNIYYASAGSFDVTLIACNGAGCDTLSVTQFINQIPPLPPPVITVQNDTLFCSAAFAYQWFAVGDSAALSTNSFFVLPDTGNYYVLISDSNGCMVASGVYSALPHTSFTCTDTSVCAPATITFVDSSSGQANSWFWIFAGGVPSYSGSQHPPPVVFANAGTYDVTLITCNNTGCDTLTIANYIIVHNPPNAVFLSTSGDTIFAPLGYTYQWYNVTDSVNVLSTANYFYATDSNTYYVIITDSNGCTSASAFINTGIATAALVATLQILPDKILIHTNRPAYFNIYNLMGQSVLQQKMVSSKDIPTSHLPSGIYIAHVRDEYTKRSISKKFVIK from the coding sequence ATGTTTGGTAAAAACAACGTAATAAAATTCATATTCACAATACAATTGTTTCATGTTATCGTTTGCCAAGGCCAAAACACATTTATTAAACAATACAACAAAACGGGTAACGACAAATTTACAACGATTCAGTTTTCAGATAGTGGCTATGTAGTTGGCGGTTCTTCGCTTTCCACATTCAACAATACTACCACGGCAAATTTACTTTTAATAGATGAAACAGGCAATATCAAAAATGCTGTTGAGATTAATAGCACAAAAGGTGATGAAATCCGTAAACTAATTATTACAAAGGAAAATCAAATTGTTTGTGCTGGCTATAGCAATATTAATGGCGGTAACAATGATTTCTTTATTGCAAAATTTGATTTGTCGCTCAATAAAATATGGATAAAATACTTTGGCGGCAGCAACGATGATTGGCCCTTTGATTTAATTGAAACCAAAGACTCAGGCATTGTAACCGTGGGCCTCTCGGATTATAGCAATAGCACATGCAATACTAGTATTATTAAAGTCGATAAAAATGGTAATCAAGTATGGCAAAATAATTTAGGCACCAATTACATAGAGTGGGGCAACACTTTATGTGAATTAAGCAATGGAAATATACTAGTTGCTGGATGGGGAAATACAGCCAATCAACTTACTGACATGGATAATTTATTACTTTTACTTGATGAGCAAGGCAATTTGCTGCAAACCAAAATGTTTTACACCGCATATGATGAAGGCATATATCATCTTGCAGAACTTCCTAACAAAAACATACTTTGTAGTGGAGGAAACCATGTGGCTTTTGGAAATCAAGAAAATTATTTTTTAATTGAAATAGACAGCAATTTAAATTCACAAAGTGCATTCCAATATCAATTGCAAAACACCAATACAAGAGCCTTGCAAACGGTAATTAAAAATGATTCAACTTATTGTACGCTCGTAAAATTCAATGCGCCAGGCACGGCTGATAAATGCATTACAAATTCTACAAATACCGGCAATATAAATTGGGCCTACATGTATCCAACCAAGACGCAAGCATACTTTGGTGGCATTTCATTATCGAATGATGCAATTATTTCGGTGGGCAGCCACATTGATAGTCTGTCAAATCAATATTCCGCTAATATGCTCAGTGTTGATAGCAACGGTAATTTGCCAAACGGATGCTATCAACAAACTCTTGCTTTTGTACAACTACCTTATTTTTTCGATTCCACTTCTTTTAGTTTAAATCAATTACCACCGCTTGCGTTCGATTCGGTTGCGTTGTCGATTAATAGTGACACATTTTCCACCACCAATTTCTGCACCCCATCCCTTTTACCCATTTGCAATATTGCATCTTCCGATTCTGTATTTTGCGATAAGCAGGCTATAGATTTTTATGATCTTAGCACCAATAATCCTACACAATGGCTGTGGTTTTTTTCGGGTGCTTCGCCAAGTATAAGTACTATGCAAAACCCTGTCAACATATACTATGCTAGTGCAGGAAGTTTTGATGTTACGCTCATAGCCTGCAATGGTGCGGGGTGTGATACACTTAGCGTTACACAATTTATTAATCAAATACCGCCTTTGCCTCCACCTGTTATCACCGTACAAAACGACACGCTATTTTGCTCTGCCGCATTTGCCTACCAATGGTTTGCGGTAGGCGACAGCGCTGCACTGTCCACCAATTCATTCTTTGTACTGCCCGATACAGGCAATTACTACGTACTCATAAGTGATAGCAATGGCTGCATGGTGGCCTCGGGTGTATACAGCGCATTGCCTCATACATCATTTACATGCACCGATACAAGCGTGTGTGCACCAGCCACCATTACTTTTGTGGATAGCAGTAGTGGTCAGGCCAACTCGTGGTTTTGGATTTTTGCCGGGGGTGTTCCTTCTTATTCAGGCAGCCAGCATCCACCACCTGTGGTATTTGCTAATGCTGGCACTTACGATGTTACACTCATAACCTGCAACAATACCGGTTGCGATACACTTACTATTGCAAATTATATTATAGTACATAACCCGCCAAATGCAGTATTTTTAAGCACCTCGGGCGATACCATTTTTGCCCCTTTAGGTTACACTTATCAATGGTACAATGTAACTGACAGTGTAAACGTGCTAAGCACTGCCAACTATTTTTATGCAACAGATAGCAACACCTATTATGTGATTATTACCGATAGCAATGGGTGTACGTCAGCTTCCGCATTTATTAACACCGGTATTGCCACTGCTGCGCTTGTGGCTACACTACAAATATTGCCTGATAAAATATTAATTCACACGAACAGACCGGCCTATTTTAATATTTATAACCTAATGGGCCAATCTGTGTTGCAACAAAAAATGGTAAGTAGTAAGGACATACCAACATCGCATTTGCCTTCAGGCATATACATTGCCCATGTACGCGATGAATACACTAAACGCAGCATCTCAAAGAAATTTGTAATTAAATAG
- a CDS encoding class I SAM-dependent methyltransferase: MEKYRYEEYAPWMKNYFEYDKQKGKKLLEVGFGQGTDLIQYAKGGADVYGIDLTPHHFDLASLNFKLRNLNANLTLGDASKLPYENNFFDKVSSFGVLHHTPDIEKCVDEVFRVLKPNGEFIIGLYYKDSFFHYWTKCFLDGIVKFGFLRLGYDGNLSTLEAGADGKKYKPYIKLFTKKMMRQLLSKFQIDALDIRHLNREDIPLLGKLFTDGMLQKYSTRYGWYILAKCTKK, translated from the coding sequence GTGGAAAAATATCGGTACGAAGAATATGCACCCTGGATGAAAAATTATTTTGAATACGATAAGCAAAAAGGGAAAAAGCTGCTTGAAGTTGGTTTTGGACAAGGAACTGATTTGATTCAATACGCAAAAGGTGGTGCCGATGTTTATGGTATCGACCTTACACCTCATCATTTTGATTTAGCATCGTTAAATTTCAAATTGCGAAATTTAAATGCGAACTTAACCTTGGGCGATGCTTCCAAACTTCCTTATGAAAATAATTTTTTCGATAAGGTTTCGTCATTTGGTGTTTTGCATCATACTCCCGATATTGAAAAATGTGTTGACGAAGTTTTTCGAGTACTTAAACCGAATGGTGAATTTATTATTGGGCTGTATTATAAAGACAGCTTTTTTCATTACTGGACAAAATGTTTTTTAGATGGAATTGTCAAGTTTGGATTTTTACGACTTGGTTATGATGGAAATCTTAGCACACTCGAAGCCGGTGCCGATGGAAAAAAATATAAACCTTACATAAAACTATTTACAAAAAAGATGATGCGACAATTGCTATCAAAATTTCAAATTGACGCGCTCGATATACGCCACCTAAATAGAGAAGATATTCCTTTGCTTGGTAAACTATTTACCGATGGCATGTTGCAAAAATACAGCACCCGTTATGGATGGTACATTTTAGCAAAGTGCACAAAAAAATAA
- a CDS encoding carboxypeptidase regulatory-like domain-containing protein, translated as MKKQSYFMMLLLAICSLYVQAQTTDGVLKGLIADSTSKKPIEMATVLVLSQGVEVANTFTLDDGQYSISALKPGKYTVKVFKGGYGTKVMEQVMVSTSRITFQDFYLPQGIDLPTISVTYLPPVIEKDDIMTARRIDATEIRKSVLRDVKDFARLSTGAVQKREGGEINFRGSRGNGTHYIVDGIRMDEGFSMPRSAIAELVVITGGVPAMYGDATGGIIVITTKGFFGSGAQ; from the coding sequence ATGAAAAAGCAAAGTTATTTTATGATGTTGCTACTAGCAATTTGCAGCCTGTATGTGCAAGCACAAACTACCGATGGTGTCTTAAAAGGATTGATTGCAGATAGCACGAGCAAGAAGCCCATCGAAATGGCAACCGTTTTAGTATTGAGCCAAGGTGTAGAGGTTGCCAATACCTTTACGCTTGATGATGGACAGTATAGCATTAGTGCCTTAAAGCCTGGTAAATATACAGTTAAAGTATTTAAGGGCGGCTACGGAACTAAGGTGATGGAACAAGTAATGGTGAGTACCTCACGCATTACATTTCAAGATTTTTATTTGCCACAAGGCATCGATTTGCCTACAATTTCTGTAACGTATTTGCCTCCGGTAATTGAGAAAGACGATATCATGACCGCACGTAGAATAGATGCTACCGAAATACGCAAAAGTGTATTGCGCGATGTAAAAGATTTTGCACGCCTCTCAACCGGGGCAGTACAAAAACGGGAAGGTGGCGAAATTAATTTTCGCGGCTCACGCGGCAATGGCACACACTATATAGTTGATGGCATACGTATGGACGAAGGATTTAGCATGCCACGCAGTGCCATTGCCGAACTTGTTGTAATTACTGGAGGTGTACCGGCTATGTATGGCGATGCTACCGGTGGTATTATTGTTATTACTACCAAAGGTTTTTTTGGAAGCGGGGCGCAGTAA
- a CDS encoding T9SS type A sorting domain-containing protein, translating into MKADDITMSVYDGKGSLKMEVERLKVVGGYFTQSINAANWPAGLYLVELKSNKEKLACKVIKY; encoded by the coding sequence ATGAAAGCCGATGACATAACTATGAGTGTATACGATGGCAAAGGCAGTTTGAAGATGGAAGTTGAAAGATTGAAGGTGGTGGGTGGCTACTTTACCCAAAGTATAAATGCTGCCAACTGGCCTGCAGGGCTCTATTTAGTTGAACTAAAATCTAACAAAGAAAAATTAGCATGCAAGGTTATAAAATATTAG
- a CDS encoding CDC27 family protein, which translates to MHKAGTHTHLTARELELYSTGTMDIVKQELVKHHLAQCDLCREALDGAVQIPDKKILYQLPYTWSATRSKSIKHKPLSSTFNLWHVLLVVAVLCVTIGVYVTIIFNNKKSEPVKTEQKQTKEPTLESENFIAPLLINHAAGDTLIAYQKVNTTSGKIEAHIEQWMDMPKLATRNVKITDTSLEAAKSLYSLSFDNVIYIENYKLIKPLTKPMIEPDALGIQAKYKDKNEQLADAENIHADYHLQFAGIVEHIHQQQYADAIYMLERLSKVNPDDKNCIFYSALCYELMQDYTKAIAGYQSILSGNINAFSQEAEYHLLLCYRQLGNITAYNQLLTKISNSHSHYSAQARKLAPL; encoded by the coding sequence ATGCATAAGGCGGGTACACATACACATCTTACAGCGCGCGAGCTTGAACTATACAGCACCGGCACTATGGATATAGTAAAGCAGGAGCTGGTAAAGCATCATCTTGCTCAGTGCGACTTATGCCGCGAAGCGCTCGATGGTGCCGTACAAATTCCCGACAAGAAAATACTCTATCAGCTTCCCTACACCTGGTCGGCCACCAGGAGCAAATCGATAAAGCACAAACCACTATCGTCCACATTTAATTTATGGCATGTATTATTGGTAGTTGCAGTATTGTGTGTTACTATAGGTGTATATGTTACCATCATTTTTAACAATAAAAAAAGTGAACCTGTAAAAACGGAACAAAAACAAACCAAAGAGCCAACCCTCGAAAGCGAAAACTTTATCGCACCCCTATTAATAAACCATGCTGCCGGTGATACTCTCATTGCTTATCAGAAAGTGAATACCACAAGCGGAAAGATTGAAGCACATATAGAGCAATGGATGGACATGCCCAAACTAGCAACCCGTAACGTAAAAATTACCGACACCTCGCTAGAGGCAGCAAAGTCATTGTATTCGCTCAGCTTTGACAATGTTATTTACATAGAGAATTATAAGTTGATAAAACCTCTAACAAAACCTATGATTGAGCCTGATGCCCTTGGCATACAGGCTAAATATAAAGATAAAAATGAACAGCTTGCCGATGCCGAAAACATACATGCAGACTATCACCTCCAATTTGCGGGGATAGTTGAGCATATCCACCAACAGCAGTATGCCGATGCTATTTATATGCTTGAGCGCCTGAGCAAAGTCAATCCTGACGATAAGAACTGCATTTTTTATTCCGCATTATGTTATGAGCTCATGCAGGATTATACCAAAGCAATTGCAGGCTATCAATCTATTTTATCAGGCAACATCAATGCTTTCTCGCAAGAGGCAGAGTACCACCTCTTGCTCTGTTATAGGCAGTTGGGTAACATAACAGCTTATAACCAATTGTTGACAAAAATTTCAAATTCACATTCACATTATTCGGCACAGGCACGTAAACTTGCACCATTATAA
- a CDS encoding sigma-70 family RNA polymerase sigma factor — protein sequence MWFRNKKHISDYSDTELIGRYKECDDNQCIGILYERYAHLVYSICYKYLQNEDECKDGVLAIFEKLFTDLKKYEINNFGSWLHSVTRNYCLAVQKKESLKVPLNEQTTSHTELAIQDDAAILDQYMPHLHEALHTIKKPQQECVRLFYLEKKSYVEISNFTGYSLKEVKSHIQNGKRNLKIYLEQKRNA from the coding sequence ATGTGGTTCAGGAATAAAAAACATATATCAGACTATAGCGATACCGAGCTAATAGGCCGTTATAAGGAATGTGACGATAACCAATGTATTGGCATCTTATACGAACGCTATGCTCACTTAGTATACAGTATATGTTACAAGTATCTTCAAAACGAAGATGAGTGCAAAGATGGTGTGCTTGCCATTTTCGAAAAACTATTTACTGACCTTAAGAAATACGAGATCAATAACTTTGGTTCGTGGCTGCACTCGGTAACACGCAACTATTGCCTGGCCGTGCAAAAGAAAGAATCGCTCAAAGTGCCGCTCAATGAACAAACAACAAGCCACACGGAGCTGGCCATCCAGGATGATGCAGCCATACTCGATCAATACATGCCGCATTTGCACGAAGCCTTGCACACCATAAAAAAACCACAGCAGGAATGTGTGCGGTTATTTTACCTCGAAAAAAAATCGTATGTCGAAATAAGTAACTTTACCGGATATAGTTTGAAAGAGGTAAAGAGCCATATTCAAAACGGGAAGCGAAATTTAAAAATATACCTGGAGCAAAAACGGAATGCATAA
- a CDS encoding leucyl/phenylalanyl-tRNA--protein transferase: MSNKISFEDLFLLPTDDFVIPLKRDVSDLVAITADFTIARIKRAYSLGIFPWHKHDDLFFWYAPSPRFVIFPDKLQVSNNLVNRLNSGRYEIKMNTCFEEVMEHCATVKRNHENSTWIEDEFFDRYLQLHNEGMVQSVEVFENNELVGGLYGTIIGSVFCGESMFHLKPDTSKLALLYLCQSNMFSLIDCQLKSPHLEKLGGEFISFRKYLSFVNKKTKS, translated from the coding sequence ATGTCCAACAAAATAAGTTTTGAAGATTTATTCTTGCTTCCAACTGACGATTTTGTAATTCCGCTTAAGCGGGATGTATCTGATTTGGTAGCCATTACAGCCGATTTTACCATCGCGCGAATAAAGCGTGCCTATTCCTTAGGCATATTCCCATGGCACAAGCATGATGACTTATTTTTCTGGTATGCGCCATCACCTAGGTTTGTAATATTCCCCGACAAACTACAAGTAAGTAACAACCTTGTAAACCGATTGAATAGTGGCAGGTATGAGATAAAAATGAATACCTGCTTTGAAGAGGTAATGGAACATTGTGCTACGGTAAAACGTAATCACGAAAATTCAACCTGGATTGAAGACGAATTTTTTGACCGCTACCTGCAATTACATAACGAAGGTATGGTGCAAAGCGTGGAAGTTTTTGAAAACAATGAGTTGGTTGGAGGATTATATGGAACTATAATAGGCAGTGTGTTCTGTGGCGAGAGCATGTTTCACCTGAAACCCGACACCAGTAAACTGGCTTTGCTTTACCTATGCCAAAGCAACATGTTTAGTTTGATAGACTGCCAATTAAAATCGCCTCACCTCGAAAAACTTGGTGGCGAATTTATCAGCTTTCGAAAATACCTTTCGTTTGTAAATAAAAAAACGAAGAGCTAA